From one Musa acuminata AAA Group cultivar baxijiao chromosome BXJ2-6, Cavendish_Baxijiao_AAA, whole genome shotgun sequence genomic stretch:
- the LOC103986906 gene encoding S-adenosylmethionine decarboxylase proenzyme encodes MAFLMDDSAAPPLVSPIGFEGYEKRLEITFSDASVFLDPRGRGLRALSRAQLDSILDLALCTIVSQLSNKDFDSYVLSESSLFVYPYKIILKTCGTTKLLLSIPRILELAAELSLSVHSAKYSRGTFIFPGAQPSPHRSFSEEVSVLNGFFGSLQSGGNAFVIGDAAMPSRKWHVYHATEKPEAPMITLEMCMTGLDPERASIFFKNSVDGHVSSAKEMTKLSGISDIIPEMEICDFDFEPCGYSMNGMHGPAFSTVHVTPEDGFSYASYEAMGFNPDSLSYHDLIERVLSCFGPSEFSVATTVLGGGSFWANKVDIYGYSCDNMVEQELPGGGLLVYQTFAASSATPMSPRSILNDWQGKDDNGFSSEGEVVMDD; translated from the coding sequence ATGGCATTCTTGATGGATGATTCGGCGGCCCCTCCCCTGGTTTCGCCAATTGGGTTCGAGGGGTACGAGAAACGACTAGAGATTACCTTCTCTGATGCTTCTGTCTTTTTGGATCCCCGTGGCCGGGGACTGCGTGCCCTCTCTCGGGCGCAGTTAGATTCCATTCTGGATCTGGCACTGTGCACCATCGTATCTCAGCTCTCGAACAAGGATTTCGATTCCTATGTCCTCTCTGAGTCGAGTCTTTTTGTGTACCCCTACAAGATCATTCTAAAGACGTGTGGGACAACAAAGCTCCTTCTTTCTATTCCTAGGATCCTTGAGCTTGCAGCAGAGCTATCTCTTTCTGTTCACTCTGCAAAGTACTCGCGCGGGACGTTCATTTTCCCGGGCGCTCAGCCATCTCCACACCGCAGCTTCTCGGAGGAAGTCTCTGTCCTGAATGGCTTCTTTGGCAGCCTCCAGTCAGGGGGTAATGCTTTTGTGATTGGTGATGCAGCGATGCCGAGCCGGAAATGGCACGTATACCATGCTACGGAGAAGCCCGAGGCGCCTATGATTACTCTGGAGATGTGCATGACCGGACTGGACCCTGAGCGAGCATCAATCTTCTTCAAGAACTCGGTCGACGGCCACGTTTCTTCTGCCAAGGAGATGACAAAGCTCTCCGGAATCTCTGATATTATCCCGGAGATGGAGATATGCGACTTTGATTTCGAGCCCTGTGGGTACTCGATGAACGGGATGCACGGCCCAGCATTCTCTACTGTCCATGTGACACCGGAGGACGGCTTCAGCTACGCCAGCTACGAAGCCATGGGGTTCAACCCCGACTCCTTGTCGTATCATGACCTGATCGAAAGGGTCCTCAGTTGCTTCGGCCCATCTGAGTTCTCTGTCGCAACCACTGTTCTAGGAGGAGGCTCCTTTTGGGCGAACAAGGTCGATATCTATGGCTACAGCTGTGATAACATGGTGGAGCAGGAGCTGCCAGGTGGTGGGCTGTTGGTGTACCAGACCTTTGCTGCGTCCTCTGCGACTCCAATGTCACCTAGGTCCATCCTGAATGACTGGCAAGGAAAAGACGACAATGGGTTCTCATCGGAGGGTGAGGTGGTGATGGACGACTGA
- the LOC135613608 gene encoding tetraspanin-15-like, which translates to MASEAPSDAPPPPAAPKSLPDPPPPAPPPPLPPPPPPPPPPPSSSMKRALGPLAIVAYLLTLPLLAFGIWLVSTHDYDCEDLLRAPNVRVAVGVGLLLILLISNFVVYYGAKVLMPGHMVLSVVLVMMLTAGLSLVGLYKMEARGLPETPLWLRNRLLDVDTWNDVKTCLYDDMICQDLTYRTIQMTSNDFNMMKLSTIESGCCKPSAVCGMEYVNATNWRVVRNRTRESTPLTNPTASFASFNDCRAWNNQPNVLCYDCQSCKVAFLKVITSRWRKVGAFLIVMSMLFLVVHVMRFIVLLLERYKS; encoded by the exons ATGGCCTCCGAGGCTCCCAGCGACGCCCCTCCTCCGCCTGCAGCTCCCAAGTCGCTCCCTGATCCACCACCCCCTGCTCCGCCTCCTCCcttgccgcctcctcctcctcctcctcctcctcctccctcgagCAGCATGAAGAGAGCTCTCGGGCCCCTCGCCATCGTCGCCTACCTCCtcaccctcccgctgctcgccttcGGCATCTGGCTCGTCAGCACCCACGACTACGACTGCGAGGACCTCCTCCGTGCGCCCAACGTGCGCGTCGCCGTCGGCGTCGGCCTGCTGCTCATCCTGCTCATCAGCAACTTCGTGGTGTACTATGGCGCCAAGGTGCTGATGCCCGGCCACATGGTGCTCTCGGTGGTGCTCGTCATGATGCTCACCGCGGGGCTGTCCCTCGTCGGCTTGTACAAGATGGAGGCCCGAGGCCTGCCCGAGACGCCGCTGTGGCTCCGCAACCGACTTCTCGACGTTGACACCTGGAACGACGTCAAGACCTGCCTCTACGACGACATGATCTGCCAAGACCTGACATATCGAACCATCCAAATGACTTCGAACGATTTCAACATGATGAAATTATCCACCATCGAG TCGGGATGCTGCAAGCCATCGGCTGTGTGCGGAATGGAGTACGTGAACGCCACCAACTGGAGAGTGGTGAGGAACCGCACGAGGGAGAGCACACCACTGACAAATCCAACCGCATCATTTGCCTCCTTCAATGACTGCCGTGCTTGGAACAATCAACCCAACGTGCTTTGCTACGACTGCCAATCATGCAAGGTTGCGTTCTTGAAGGTGATCACCTCCAGGTGGAGGAAAGTTGGTGCGTTTCTCATCGTCATGTCCATGCTATTTCTTGTCGTCCATGTCATGCGCTTCATCGTCTTGCTGTTGGAGAGGTACAAATCTTAG
- the LOC135614332 gene encoding UDP-galactose/UDP-glucose transporter 7-like: protein MEGRVDLEPTPFLSLFAAFSYGIASMAMVFINKAVLMQYAYSMTLLTLQQLATTLLIHFGKVMGYTKAKAVNMPTAKKLLPVSVFYNANVAFALASLKGVNIPMYIALKRLTPLAVLVFGFFRGKSRPSTQVSLSVIFTAIGVVIAALGDFSFDLHGYTMALTSVFFQTMYLVLVEKSGAEEGLSSVEIMFYNSLLSLPFLLFLIIATGEFPHSVAVLSGKAYSFAFLVILVISLIMGIVLNYTMFLCTIVNSALTTTIVGVLKGVGSTTLGFVLLGGVQVHALNVTGLVINTAGGVWYSYAKYQQKKKIPRKVLSEEEQLKNTN from the exons ATGGAAGGCAGGGTTGACCTGGAACCCACTCCCTTCTTGAG CTTGTTTGCTGCCTTTTCCTATGGAATAGCATCCATGGCTATGGTTTTCATCAATAAGGCAGTTTTAATGCAGTATGCATACTCTATGACTCTTCTTACTTTACAG caattggcTACAACCCTTCTCATACACTTTGGCAAAGTTATGGGGTATACAAAAGCCAAAGCAGTGAACATGCCAACAGCTAAGAAACTTCTTCCAGTGTCAGTGTTCTACAATGCAAATGTGGCATTTGCTTTGGCAAGCTTGAAGGGAGTCAATATACCAATGTACATTGCATTGAAGAGGCTGACACCACTTGCAGTATTGGTGTTTGGATTTTTCAGAGGAAAGAGTAGGCCCTCAACTCAG GTATCACTTTCTGTCATATTTACAGCCATAGGAGTCGTCATTGCAGCACTTGGAGATTTCTCGTTTGATCTCCATGGATACACCATGGCACTTACCTCCGTTTTCTTCCAG ACTATGTATCTAGTGCTTGTGGAGAAATCTGGTGCCGAGGAGGGACTTTCTTCAGTTGAGATAATGTTCTATAATTCTTTGCTGTCCCTACCTTTTCTGTTGTTTCTCATCATAGCAACAGGAGAATTTCCACACTCTGTTGCAGTTTTGTCCGGAAAG GCATATTCTTTTGCATTCTTAGTGATTCTTGTCATATCATTGATAATGGGCATTGTCTTGAACTACACAATGTTCTTGTGCACTATCGTTAACTCTGCTCTAACAACTACAATCGTTGGAGTTCTTAAGGGTGTTGGGTCCACA ACCCTTGGTTTCGTCCTGTTGGGTGGTGTGCAAGTACATGCTTTGAACGTGACTGGGTTGGTCATCAATACAGCTGGTGGTGTGTGGTATTCATATGCCAAGTATCAGCAAAAGAAGAAAATACCACGGAAAGTTCTATCTGAAGAGGAACAATTAAAAAACACAAATTGA